The Pieris napi chromosome 21, ilPieNapi1.2, whole genome shotgun sequence genome contains a region encoding:
- the LOC125060158 gene encoding potassium voltage-gated channel unc-103-like — protein MYEKTLREIPLFEAVEYSFFRAFAKKLRERYFQKGYMIMRSNEVIKNMYIIYRGKVDIITDDNEVEACMGPGGIFGNIKGASKYLTMSNITASRNLDLLYIEGHEFFTLLKSYPNVLRKVKYSVDTARKDYVLPTILSARTSRELETYPLSYEVEEEEDENGIEPNLFLESPDKSIAESHGSRSIASGYSADYTSAITLIFLPHRWFRSSIIPDSKWVTFVDYLVLIVAYADFMILIYQMAFLSNTYFFNICVVSDVIFFYKTFLDIHSGYMNRYGEYILNYRKVRHMYFSKVYLRRRDFLANLPISYIAFAVNLTPTMQNALFCYLRTPQLFRITYLFTYRQHRKINIGTANLLLKLTTIAIWASILSHINACLFFKLSCLTPVHCTSANWMSKPELNLRAKYAEKSYFPLYVASLWYIINLLTITGTGDVSSQNDFEVIETVFITIVIKFCTGLLISETSALITAHSSSRIAYDEGINELRDGLRDTELSNHQMNKMWDYVRELWSRQQGRQMPKLVTRLPFRLRCQIMQAVYGSHIRESVIFSKTDDDFKRMLCMWLRHCVFFPGNYIVQCGDADQCIYFIHRGEVEVLTVHPNLTESIYDILGPEDSFGVAQGLFVGVAHHFSFRARTVVDIVYLKLEEWKYLLDFYPKSAKLVQRKVENVYLAI, from the exons ATGTACGAAAAGACACTGCGAGAGATACCGTTATTTGAAGCTGTCGAGTATTCATTCTTTAGAGCTTTCGCTAAGAAGTTGAGAGAGCGGTATTTTCAAAAAGGCTACATGATCATGCGATCTAATGAGGTCATCAAGaatatgtacattatttatcGCGGGAAG gtGGATATTATAACCGACGATAATGAAGTGGAGGCGTGCATGGGTCCGGGAGGTAtatttggaaatataaaaGGCGCTTCTAAGTACCTAACTATGTCTAATATAACGGCCTCTAGAAATTTAGACTTATTGTACATTGAAGGACACGAATTTTTTACACTACTTAAG AGTTATCCCAATGTTTTAAGAAAGGTCAAATATTCTGTGGACACAGCACGAAAAGATTATGTTTTGCCAACAATTTTATCGGCGAGGACAAGCCGGgag CTTGAAACTTACCCACTTTCATATGAAGTTGAAGAAGAAGAGGACGAAAATGGAATTGAGCCGAATTTGTTTTTGGAA AGTCCAGACAAAAGCATTGCAGAATCGCACGGTTCGCGATCTATTGCTTCAGGATATAGCGCGGATTATACATCAGcgattacattaatatttctgCCGCATAG ATGGTTCCGGAGCAGTATAATTCCCGACAGCAAATGGGTTACTTTTGTTG atTATCTCGTATTAATAGTCGCGTACGCAGACTTCATGATATTGATATACCAAATGGCGTTTCTATCGAACACGTATTTTTTCAACATCTGCGTCGTGTCCGATGTTATATTCTTCTACAAAACCTTTCTGGATATTCACAGTGGTTATATGAATCGATATGgggaatatattttgaattatagGAAGGTCCGTCACAT GTACTTTTCAAAAGTCTACCTACGTCGACGAGATTTTCTAGCTAATCTGCCAATATCCTACATAGCATTCGCAGTGAATCTCACACCAACTATGCAAAATGCACTATTTTGCTATCTGAGGACCCCACAGCTTTTTCGCATAACGTATTTATTTACCTACCGTCAGcataggaaaataaatattgggaCTGCTAATTTGTTACTTAAGTTGAC AACAATTGCAATATGGGCATCGATATTATCGCATATAAACGCGtgtttgtttttcaaattgTCTTGCCTCACACCTGTGCATTGTACGTCAGCCAACTGGATGTCGAAGCCTGAGCTAAATCTACGAGCTAAATATGCTGAG AAAAGCTATTTCCCTCTTTACGTTGCGTCACTGTGGTACATAATAAATTTGCTTACAATCACTGGAACAGGTGATGTGTCGTCACAAAATGATTTCGAAGTTATCGAAACCGTTTTCATCActatagttattaaattttgtacag GGCTCCTTATATCAGAAACGTCGGCACTTATTACGGCGCACTCTTCATCACGGATCGCATATGATGAAGGCATTAATGAACTGAGAGATGGTTTAAGAGATACCGAATTGAGTAACCACCAGATGAATAAGATGTGGGACTATGTCCGCGAATTGTGGAGTAGGCAACAGGGCAGGCAG ATGCCAAAATTAGTGACGAGGCTACCATTTCGTCTGCGTTGTCAAATAATGCAAGCGGTATATGGCAGCCACATTAGAGAGTCCGTGATATTCAGTAAGACGGACGATGACTTCAAACGAATGTTATGTATGTGGCTGAGGCACTGTGTCTTTTTCCCCGGGAACTATATAGTGCAATGTGGGGATGCCGATCAATGCATCTACTTCATCCATAGGGGAGAG GTAGAAGTATTGACGGTACATCCCAATTTGACGGAATCAATTTATGACATATTAGGACCCGAAGATAGTTTTGGCGTCGCACAG GGTCTATTTGTTGGAGTTGCACACCATTTCTCCTTTAGAGCGCGCACAGTAGTAGACATCGTGTACTTAAAGTTAGAAGAATGGAAGTATCTACTAGACTTCTACCCAAAGTCGGCGAAATTAGTACAACGGAAAgtagaaaatgtttatttagcgatttaa
- the LOC125060162 gene encoding uncharacterized protein LOC125060162, producing the protein MTYTNIHRFLLRTIASAGVITKEDAEKIVRNHADDQEISIPALVEKINEELRPIKQQIKITNDELSAEEVLVFMSLGFDDATKSQNLFPAADLEYFRILIEQIVTTENRQISGIHALNLVGNMKSTYTKTSAQKMLDTWCRMKYLDKEDTNYVLGVRTIHEFEGYLRENMADSIEECCLCKQIVLRGYNCIGCGNAVHTRCINKYTERVKKWPCCKIEFSADHLDRVYSQSSRLSQSQSNTVQDEINTDSPHENSEEMTQEISTQEIIPEMSQRGTRKRKRTDQ; encoded by the exons atgacttatacaaatattcatagatttttattaagaactaTTGCTAGTGCTGGTGTTATAACAAAAGAAGATGCTGAGAAGATTGTTAGGAATCATGCTG ATGATCAAGAGATATCTATTCCTGCTTTAGTGGAAAAGATAAATGAAGAATTGAGACCTATAAagcaacaaattaaaataacaaatgatgAATTGTCTGCTGAAGAAGTGCTTGTTTTCATGTCTCTTGGGTTTGATGATGCTACGAAATCACAAAATTTGTTTCCTGCTGCTGACCTAGAGTACTTTAGGATTTTAATAGAGCAGATTGTGACTACTGAAAACCGTCAAATATCTGGAATACATGCTTTGAATTTGGTTGGTAATATGAAATCTACATATACTAAAACTTCTGCACAG aaAATGCTGGATACATGGTGCAGAATGAAATATTTAGACAAAGAAGACACAAATTATGTGTTAGGAGTAAGAACAATTCATGAGTTTGAGGGATATCTACGAGAAAACATGGCTGACTCTATTGAAGAATGTTGTTTGTGCAAACAAATTGTGTTACGG GGATACAATTGCATTGGCTGTGGTAATGCGGTCCATACACGttgtataaacaaatatacgGAGAGAGTGAAGAAATGGCCTTGCTGCAAGATTGAATTCAGCGCTGATCATCTGGACAGAGTATATTCACAAAG TTCCAGGTTATCGCAGAGTCAGTCAAACACGGTACaagatgaaataaatacagatagtCCACACGAAAATTCAGAGGAAATGACACAAGAGATCTCCACCCAAGAGATTATACCGGAAATGTCTCAACGCGGCACACGGAAACGTAAGAGAACAGATCAATAG